GGTGTTTATCACTTAACCGAAGACAAAACCTATTTATATAGCAAAGGTCATGGCGGTGAAATAACTGAGATAGAAACCCGTGACGGCTACGATTATCCAGACATTCGTGAACGTCTAGGACCATTAGCATTCTCTGCCTTTGAAGAATCGCTAGAACTGGTACAGATGGCGCTCGAAGACTTCGATGTCGATATGTTCCTAAAAGGGGAAATGACACCAGTATTATTCGGTACAGCGTTGGGTAACTTTGGGGTAAATATGGTGCTGGATACCTTAATTGAGCATGCGCCACCACCAAAAAATCACCCGACCCAAGAGCGTGAAGTGGCAGCAGACGAGACAGCCTTTAGTGGGTTTGTGTTTAAGATTCAGGCCAATATGGACCCACGTCACCGTGACCGCATTGCGTTCTTGCGTGTGTGCTCAGGCAAGTATGAAAAAGGCATGAAGATGAAGCATGTCAGCTTGGGCAAAGAGGTGCGTATCTCTGATGCATTGACCTTCTTAGCAGGTGACCGTGAGGCGTTAGAGGAAGCGTATCCAGGCGATATTATTGGTCTGCATAACCACGGGACTATTAGTATTGGTGACAGTTTTACCGAAGGTGAAGACTTAAACTTCACTGGTATTCCTCACTTTGCGCCAGAGCTATTCCGCCGCGTGGTGTTAAAAGATCCGCTAAAATCTAAAGCATTGCAAAAAGGTTTGCAGCAGCTGTCTGAAGAGGGCGCAACTCAGGTGTTTATGCCTCAGATTAATAACGATTTAATTTTGGGCGCCGTGGGTGTGTTGCAGTTCGAAGTGGTTGCGCACAGACTAAAAGAAGAATACAAAGTGCAGTGTACTTTTGAGCCGGTGTCTATTGCCACAGTACGCTGGATTCATTGTGATGATGAGGCAGTATTGGCCAAGTTTAAGAAAAAAGCGCATGACCAGCTGTCTATCGATGGCGGTGGTTATTTAACCTATCTAGCACCAAGCCGCGTTAACTTGCAACTGATGCAGGATCGTTATCCTGAAGTTGAGTTTAGTAGTACCCGTGAGCACTAAAGCTTTGAATATCAAGTAAAAGCTATGGACTGACACTTTTGTAATTTATCATTAAGACGCCCTTATCAAAGGGCGTTTTTTTGTAAGTGCTGTTAAACTGCTAAAACACAGTTTAAACATACGTTGTGTTGCAAATAGGGTAGAATTTATTATTATCAACAAAGCGAATAACCTAAATAAGTACACTATAAATAAGTTGTTTTAATCATCAATAAAATCAGAATGGAGATCTCGCATGACAACATCGGCTAATAAGTCTTGGACATTAACTGCAATTAGCGACTCACTAGGCGATCTTGAAGCCAAATTCGACGATCAACTGAGTGTCGGACGCAGATATGATAATGACGTGGTTATCAGCAGCAACCAAGTTGCTCTACAACATGCAAAACTAAGCGTAGAAAATGACCAGCTAATGGTCACCGACTTAGGTACAGTACACGGCACTTTTATTAATAATAAGAAAGTGACACCTAATGAGCCGCATCCTGTCAATTCAGACGATGTGCTTAGCTTTGGTACCTTAAGAGTATTGGTACACCTAGATAATGATGCGCAAGCCACAGAAGAGCTTGTAGCAGCGTCTGAGCAAGCTGACGTTGAAGACACTAATGGTCGTCAAGCAACTGATACTGCTGAAACATCATCACCAGCTGCTCCACTGGCTTCTATCGCAACGGTTGCAGCGGCAGCAGCGGCGGATGCTAAGCCATGGCAGTTTACCGCCATTTCAGATAGCCTGGGCGATATTAGTTTCGGTACCGCTGATCAGTTAACAGTGGGTCGTGCTGATGATAATGATGTGGTTATTGATAGCGATCAGGTTGCTGATCACCATGCTAAGTTAAGCGTCGAAGGTAATCAGCTGTATGTGACAGACTTAGGTAGCAGCACAGGTACTTCTGTACACAGTGTAAAAGCACCTGCTAATGAGCCCGTACTGGTTAATTCTGATGATGTTATTAGCTTTGGTAGCCTAAGAGTATTGGCTGCGCAG
Above is a window of Psychrobacter sp. FDAARGOS_221 DNA encoding:
- a CDS encoding peptide chain release factor 3; the protein is MSVDPKTLAKEVAKRRTFAIISHPDAGKTTMTEKLLLWGQAIQVVGEVKSRKTDRHATSDWMSMEQERGISITTSVMQFPYKDHIVNLLDTPGHADFSEDTYRTLTAVDSALMMVDGAKGVEERTIKLMEVCRMRDTPIISFVNKLDRQIRDPLELLDEIENVLKIKCVPVTWPIGMGQDFVGVYHLTEDKTYLYSKGHGGEITEIETRDGYDYPDIRERLGPLAFSAFEESLELVQMALEDFDVDMFLKGEMTPVLFGTALGNFGVNMVLDTLIEHAPPPKNHPTQEREVAADETAFSGFVFKIQANMDPRHRDRIAFLRVCSGKYEKGMKMKHVSLGKEVRISDALTFLAGDREALEEAYPGDIIGLHNHGTISIGDSFTEGEDLNFTGIPHFAPELFRRVVLKDPLKSKALQKGLQQLSEEGATQVFMPQINNDLILGAVGVLQFEVVAHRLKEEYKVQCTFEPVSIATVRWIHCDDEAVLAKFKKKAHDQLSIDGGGYLTYLAPSRVNLQLMQDRYPEVEFSSTREH